A stretch of Perognathus longimembris pacificus isolate PPM17 chromosome 1, ASM2315922v1, whole genome shotgun sequence DNA encodes these proteins:
- the Scyl2 gene encoding SCY1-like protein 2 isoform X2, whose amino-acid sequence MESMLNKLKSTVTKVTADVTSAVMGNPVTREFDVGRHIASGGNGLAWKIFNGTKKSTKQEVAVFVFDKKLIDKYQKFEKDQIIDSLKRGVQQLTRLRHPRLLTVQHPLEESRDCLAFCTEPVFASLANVLGNWENLPTPISPDIKDYKLYDVETKYGLLQVSEGLSFLHSSVKMVHGNITPENIILNKSGAWKIMGFDFCVSSTNPSEQEPKFPCKEWDPNLPSLCLPNPEYLAPEYILSVSCETASDMYSLGTVMYAVFNKGKPIFEVNKQDIYKSFSRQLDQLSRLGSSSLTNIPEEVREHVKLLLNVTPTVRPDADQMTKIPFFDDVGAVTLQYFDTLFQRDNLQKSQFFKGLPKVLSKLPKRVIVQRILPCLTSEFVNPDMVPFVLPNVLLIAEECTKEEYVKLILPELGPVFKQQEPIQILLIFLQKMDLLLTKTPPDEIKNSVLPMVYRALEAPSIQIQELCLNIIPTFANLIDYPSMKNALIPRIKNACLQTSSLAVRVNSLVCLGKILEYLDKWFVLDDILPFLQQIPSKEPAVLMGILGIYKCTFTHKKLGITKEQLAGKVLPHLIPLSIENNLNLNQFNSFISVIKEMLNRLESEHKTKLEQLHIMQEQQKSLDIGNQMNPSEDTKVTHTGNQIDKVFNNIGADLLTGGESENKEDGIQNKHKRGSLTLEEKQKLAKEQEQAQKLKSQQPLKPQVHTSIAPVKQTKDLTDTLMDNMSSLSSLSVSTPKLPASSTFTSVPPMGLGMMFSTPIDNTKRNLTNGLNGNMGFQTSGFSMPVNSNQNFFSSTSTPGVNKMTLGAPPTLPNFSALSVPPAGAKQPQQRPTDMSALNNLFGPQKPKVSMNQLSQQKPNQWLNQFVPPQGSPGMGSAVMGAQVNVMGQSAFGVQGNPFFNPQNFAQPPPPMTNSSSASNDLKDLFG is encoded by the exons GAAGTGGCTGTTTTTGTCTTTGATAAAAAGCTGATAGACAAATATCAAAAATTTGAGAAGGATCAAATCATTGATTCTCTAAAACGAGGAGTCCAACAGTTAACACGGCTTCGACACCCTCGGCTTCTTACTGTTCAACATCCTTTAGAAGAATCCAG AGATTGCTTGGCATTTTGTACAGAGCCAGTTTTTGCCAGTTTAGCCAATGTTCTTGGTAACTGGGAAAATCTACCTACACCTATATCTCCAGACATTAAAGATTATAAGCTGTATGATGTAGAAACTAAATATGGCTTGCTTCAG GTTTCTGAaggattgtcatttttgcatAGCAGTGTCAAAATGGTTCATGGAAATATTACAcctgaaaatataattttgaataaAAGTGGAGCCTGGAAAATAATGggttttgatttttgtgtgtCATCGACCAATCCTTCTGAACAAGAG CCTAAGTTTCCTTGTAAAGAGTGGGACCCAAATTTACCATCACTGTGTCTTCCAAATCCTGAATATTTGGCTCCTGAATATATACTTTCTGTGAGCTGTGAAACAGCCAGTGatatgtattctttaggaactgtCATGTATGCTGTATTTAATAAAGGGAAACCTATATTTGAAGTCAACAAGCAAGATATTTATAAGAGTTTCAGTAGGCAGTTGGATCAG TTGAGTCGTTTAGGATCTAGTTCACTCACAAATATACCCGAGGAAGTCCGTGAACATGTGAAACTGTTGCTTAATGTAACTCCAACTGTAAGACCTGATGCAGACCAAATGACAAAG ATTCCTTTCTTTGATGATGTTGGTGCAGTAACTCTTCAATATTTTGATACTTTATTCCAAAGAGATAATCTTCAGAAGTCACAGTTTTTCAAAGGATTGCCAAAGGTTCTATCAAAACTGCCTAAG CGAGTAATTGTGCAGAGAATTTTACCTTGCTTGACTTCAGAATTTGTCAACCCCGACATGGTACCTTTTGTTTTGCCCAATGTTTTGCTGATTGCTGAGGAATGCACCAAAGAAGAATATGTCAAATTAATTCTACCTGAACTTGGTCCTGTGTTTAAACAGCAGGAGCCAATCCAG attttattaattttcctacAAAAAATGGATTTGCTATTGACCAAAACCCCTCCTGATGAGATCAAGAACAGTGTCCTACCGATGGTTTACAGAGCACTCGAGGCTCCTTCCATTCAGATCCAG gagCTCTGTCTAAACATCATTCCAACCTTTGCAAATCTTATAGACTACCCATCCATGAAAAATGCTTTGATACCAAGAATTAAAAATGCTTGTCTCCAAACGTCTTCTCTTGCT GTTCGTGTGAATTCATTAGTGTGCTTAGGAAAGATTTTGGAATACTTGGACAAGTGGTTTGTACTTGATGACATCCTGCCCTTCTTACAACAGATTCCATCCAAGGAACCAGCTGTCCTCATGGGAATCTTAG GTATTTACAAATGTACTTTTACTCATAAGAAGTTGGGAATCACCAAAGAGCAGCTGGCTGGAAAAGTTTTGCCTCATCTCATTCCTCTGAGTATTGAAAACAATCTCAATCTCAATCAG TTCAATTCTTTCATTTCCGTGATAAAAGAAATGCTTAACAGATTGGAGTCTGAACATAAGACCAAACTGGAGCAACTTCATATAATGCAAGAGCAACAGAA ATCTTTGGACATAGGAAATCAAATGAATCCTTCTGAGGACACCAAAGTTACACACACTGGGAATCAG ATTGACAAGGTTTTTAACAATATTGGAGCAGACCTTTTGACTGGTGGTGaatcagaaaataaagaagatgggatacagaataaacataaaaga GGGTCACTTACActtgaagaaaaacagaaattagCAAAAGAACAGGAGCAAGCACAGAAATTGAAAAGCCAACAGCCTCTTAAACCCCAAGTACACACATCTATTGCTCCAGTCAAACAG ACAAAGGACTTGACGGACACATTGATGGATAATATGTCATCTTTGTCGAGTCTTTCTGTTAGTACTCCTAAACTTCCTGCTTCCAGTACCTTCACTTCTGTTCCTCCAATGGGCCTTGGCATGATGTTTTCAACACCAATCGATAATACAAAGAGGAATTTGACAAACGGCCTAAATGGCAACATGGGCTTTCAGACTTCGGGATTCAGCATGCCAGTTAATTCAAACCAGAACTTCTTCAGTAGTACAAGCACACCTGGAGTGAACAAGATGACTCTGGGAGCACCTCCCACTCTGCCAAACTTCAGTGCTCTGAGTGTTCCTCCTGCTGGGGCAAAGCAGCCCCAACAAAGACCCACGGATATGTCTGCTCTTAATAATCTCTTTGGCCCTCAGAAACCCAAAGTTAGTATGAATCAACTGTCACAACAGAAACCAAATCAGTGGCTTAATCAGTTTGTACCTCCTCAAGGCTCTCCGGGTATGGGCAGTGCGGTGATGGGCGCACAGGTGAATGTGATGGGACAGTCTGCCTTCGGTGTGCAGGGTAACCCTTTCTTTAACCCACAGAACTTTGCACAGCCACCACCTCCTATGACCAATAGCAGTTCAGCTAGCAATGATTTAAAAGATCTTTTTGGATGA
- the Scyl2 gene encoding SCY1-like protein 2 isoform X1 encodes MESMLNKLKSTVTKVTADVTSAVMGNPVTREFDVGRHIASGGNGLAWKIFNGTKKSTKQEVAVFVFDKKLIDKYQKFEKDQIIDSLKRGVQQLTRLRHPRLLTVQHPLEESRDCLAFCTEPVFASLANVLGNWENLPTPISPDIKDYKLYDVETKYGLLQVSEGLSFLHSSVKMVHGNITPENIILNKSGAWKIMGFDFCVSSTNPSEQEPKFPCKEWDPNLPSLCLPNPEYLAPEYILSVSCETASDMYSLGTVMYAVFNKGKPIFEVNKQDIYKSFSRQLDQLSRLGSSSLTNIPEEVREHVKLLLNVTPTVRPDADQMTKIPFFDDVGAVTLQYFDTLFQRDNLQKSQFFKGLPKVLSKLPKRVIVQRILPCLTSEFVNPDMVPFVLPNVLLIAEECTKEEYVKLILPELGPVFKQQEPIQILLIFLQKMDLLLTKTPPDEIKNSVLPMVYRALEAPSIQIQELCLNIIPTFANLIDYPSMKNALIPRIKNACLQTSSLAVRVNSLVCLGKILEYLDKWFVLDDILPFLQQIPSKEPAVLMGILGIYKCTFTHKKLGITKEQLAGKVLPHLIPLSIENNLNLNQFNSFISVIKEMLNRLESEHKTKLEQLHIMQEQQKSLDIGNQMNPSEDTKVTHTGNQQIDKVFNNIGADLLTGGESENKEDGIQNKHKRGSLTLEEKQKLAKEQEQAQKLKSQQPLKPQVHTSIAPVKQTKDLTDTLMDNMSSLSSLSVSTPKLPASSTFTSVPPMGLGMMFSTPIDNTKRNLTNGLNGNMGFQTSGFSMPVNSNQNFFSSTSTPGVNKMTLGAPPTLPNFSALSVPPAGAKQPQQRPTDMSALNNLFGPQKPKVSMNQLSQQKPNQWLNQFVPPQGSPGMGSAVMGAQVNVMGQSAFGVQGNPFFNPQNFAQPPPPMTNSSSASNDLKDLFG; translated from the exons GAAGTGGCTGTTTTTGTCTTTGATAAAAAGCTGATAGACAAATATCAAAAATTTGAGAAGGATCAAATCATTGATTCTCTAAAACGAGGAGTCCAACAGTTAACACGGCTTCGACACCCTCGGCTTCTTACTGTTCAACATCCTTTAGAAGAATCCAG AGATTGCTTGGCATTTTGTACAGAGCCAGTTTTTGCCAGTTTAGCCAATGTTCTTGGTAACTGGGAAAATCTACCTACACCTATATCTCCAGACATTAAAGATTATAAGCTGTATGATGTAGAAACTAAATATGGCTTGCTTCAG GTTTCTGAaggattgtcatttttgcatAGCAGTGTCAAAATGGTTCATGGAAATATTACAcctgaaaatataattttgaataaAAGTGGAGCCTGGAAAATAATGggttttgatttttgtgtgtCATCGACCAATCCTTCTGAACAAGAG CCTAAGTTTCCTTGTAAAGAGTGGGACCCAAATTTACCATCACTGTGTCTTCCAAATCCTGAATATTTGGCTCCTGAATATATACTTTCTGTGAGCTGTGAAACAGCCAGTGatatgtattctttaggaactgtCATGTATGCTGTATTTAATAAAGGGAAACCTATATTTGAAGTCAACAAGCAAGATATTTATAAGAGTTTCAGTAGGCAGTTGGATCAG TTGAGTCGTTTAGGATCTAGTTCACTCACAAATATACCCGAGGAAGTCCGTGAACATGTGAAACTGTTGCTTAATGTAACTCCAACTGTAAGACCTGATGCAGACCAAATGACAAAG ATTCCTTTCTTTGATGATGTTGGTGCAGTAACTCTTCAATATTTTGATACTTTATTCCAAAGAGATAATCTTCAGAAGTCACAGTTTTTCAAAGGATTGCCAAAGGTTCTATCAAAACTGCCTAAG CGAGTAATTGTGCAGAGAATTTTACCTTGCTTGACTTCAGAATTTGTCAACCCCGACATGGTACCTTTTGTTTTGCCCAATGTTTTGCTGATTGCTGAGGAATGCACCAAAGAAGAATATGTCAAATTAATTCTACCTGAACTTGGTCCTGTGTTTAAACAGCAGGAGCCAATCCAG attttattaattttcctacAAAAAATGGATTTGCTATTGACCAAAACCCCTCCTGATGAGATCAAGAACAGTGTCCTACCGATGGTTTACAGAGCACTCGAGGCTCCTTCCATTCAGATCCAG gagCTCTGTCTAAACATCATTCCAACCTTTGCAAATCTTATAGACTACCCATCCATGAAAAATGCTTTGATACCAAGAATTAAAAATGCTTGTCTCCAAACGTCTTCTCTTGCT GTTCGTGTGAATTCATTAGTGTGCTTAGGAAAGATTTTGGAATACTTGGACAAGTGGTTTGTACTTGATGACATCCTGCCCTTCTTACAACAGATTCCATCCAAGGAACCAGCTGTCCTCATGGGAATCTTAG GTATTTACAAATGTACTTTTACTCATAAGAAGTTGGGAATCACCAAAGAGCAGCTGGCTGGAAAAGTTTTGCCTCATCTCATTCCTCTGAGTATTGAAAACAATCTCAATCTCAATCAG TTCAATTCTTTCATTTCCGTGATAAAAGAAATGCTTAACAGATTGGAGTCTGAACATAAGACCAAACTGGAGCAACTTCATATAATGCAAGAGCAACAGAA ATCTTTGGACATAGGAAATCAAATGAATCCTTCTGAGGACACCAAAGTTACACACACTGGGAATCAG CAGATTGACAAGGTTTTTAACAATATTGGAGCAGACCTTTTGACTGGTGGTGaatcagaaaataaagaagatgggatacagaataaacataaaaga GGGTCACTTACActtgaagaaaaacagaaattagCAAAAGAACAGGAGCAAGCACAGAAATTGAAAAGCCAACAGCCTCTTAAACCCCAAGTACACACATCTATTGCTCCAGTCAAACAG ACAAAGGACTTGACGGACACATTGATGGATAATATGTCATCTTTGTCGAGTCTTTCTGTTAGTACTCCTAAACTTCCTGCTTCCAGTACCTTCACTTCTGTTCCTCCAATGGGCCTTGGCATGATGTTTTCAACACCAATCGATAATACAAAGAGGAATTTGACAAACGGCCTAAATGGCAACATGGGCTTTCAGACTTCGGGATTCAGCATGCCAGTTAATTCAAACCAGAACTTCTTCAGTAGTACAAGCACACCTGGAGTGAACAAGATGACTCTGGGAGCACCTCCCACTCTGCCAAACTTCAGTGCTCTGAGTGTTCCTCCTGCTGGGGCAAAGCAGCCCCAACAAAGACCCACGGATATGTCTGCTCTTAATAATCTCTTTGGCCCTCAGAAACCCAAAGTTAGTATGAATCAACTGTCACAACAGAAACCAAATCAGTGGCTTAATCAGTTTGTACCTCCTCAAGGCTCTCCGGGTATGGGCAGTGCGGTGATGGGCGCACAGGTGAATGTGATGGGACAGTCTGCCTTCGGTGTGCAGGGTAACCCTTTCTTTAACCCACAGAACTTTGCACAGCCACCACCTCCTATGACCAATAGCAGTTCAGCTAGCAATGATTTAAAAGATCTTTTTGGATGA